The Miscanthus floridulus cultivar M001 chromosome 17, ASM1932011v1, whole genome shotgun sequence genome has a window encoding:
- the LOC136518789 gene encoding heat stress transcription factor A-4d-like, which yields MERSNSHGGSGGGGGTSSPPPFLIKTYEMVEDPATNHVVSWGPGGASFVVWNPPDFSRDLLPKYFKHNNFSSFIRQLNTYGFRKIDPERWEFANDDFIRGHTHLLKNIHRRKPVHSHSLQTQVNGPLAESERRELEDEINRLKYEKSLLLADLQRQNQQRCGINWQMQALESRLVQMEERQRNIVASLCDILQRHGVVPGSTTLVETAADHFSKKRRVPKIDFFVDDEPKVEEQQVPLFLQTVGAAETPGMSPIHLLNAEPFEKMELALMSLENFFQRATHASPQDMYAGGAAEPPSPALSLGEMLSVSAPMDTSINLQSSACQNPFASTSGQDQSSCPLAEAEPPSYAQSPMLPMAQLHEYAAHRTAEVDMNSDTTTGDTSQDETTSETGGSHVPAKVNDVFWERFLTDEEGKSEAIEAKEDLKTAVDRSCLRLQDNVDQITEQMGQLDSAENHSYAPQNY from the exons ATGGAGAGGTCCAACTcgcacggcggcagcggcggcggaggcgggacgagctcgccgccgccgttcCTCATCAAGACCTACGAGATGGTGGAGGACCCGGCGACCAACCACGTCGTGTCGTGGGGCCCCGGCGGCGCCAGCTTCGTGGTGTGGAACCCGCCGGACTTCTCGCGGGACCTGCTGCCCAAGTACTTCAAGCACAACAACTTCTCCAGCTTCATCAGGCAGCTCAACACATAC GGTTTCCGAAAGATCGATCCAGAGAGATGGGAGTTCGCCAACGACGACTTCATAAGGGGACACACGCACCTTCTGAAAAACATCCACCGGCGCAAGCCGGTGCATAGCCACTCGCTGCAGACCCAAGTGAACGGGCCGCTAGCGGAGTCCGAGAGGCGGGAGCTGGAGGACGAGATCAACAGGCTCAAGTACGAGAAGAGCCTGCTGCTGGCCGATCTCCAGAGGCAGAACCAGCAGCGGTGCGGGATCAACTGGCAGATGCAGGCGTTGGAGAGCAGGCTGGTGCAGATGGAGGAGCGCCAGAGGAACATCGTGGCCTCCCTGTGTGACATCCTGCAGAGGCACGGGGTTGTTCCGGGCTCGACGACGCTGGTGGAGACGGCGGCGGACCACTTCAGCAAGAAGAGGAGGGTTCCGAAGATCGATTTCTTCGTCGACGACGAACCCAAGGTCGAAGAACAGCAGGTGCCGTTGTTCCTGCAGACAGTGGGCGCAGCAGAAACACCAGGCATGTCTCCGATCCACCTTTTGAATGCTGAGCCGTTTGAGAAGATGGAGCTGGCCTTGATGTCGCTGGAGAATTTCTTCCAGAGGGCAACCCATGCGTCTCCTCAAGACATGTACGCTGGTGGTGCTGCTGAACCACCCAGCCCTGCTCTGAGTCTTGGCGAGATgctctcagtctcagcaccaaTGGATACCAGTATCAATCTGCAGTCATCAGCTTGCCAGAATCCCTTTGCTTCGACCTCAGGGCAGGACCAGTCGTCTTGTCCATTGGCGGAAGCAGAACCTCCGAGCTACGCCCAGAGCCCGATGCTGCCGATGGCACAGCTCCATGAATATGCCGCCCATAGAACAGCTGAAGTCGATATGAACTCTGACACCACAACCGGCGACACCTCACAAGATGAGACCACCAGTGAAACTGGAGGCTCCCATGTGCCAGCCAAGGTGAACGATGTATTCTGGGAGCGGTTTCTCACAGACGAAGAGGGTAAAAGCGAGGCAATAGAAGCAAAGGAAGATCTGAAGACTGCCGTAGACCGAAGCTGTCTTCGTCTCCAGGACAATGTTGATCAGATTACTGAGCAGATGGGGCAGCTTGATTCAGCTGAGAACCACTCTTATGCACCCCAGAATTACTGA